The following are encoded together in the Salvia hispanica cultivar TCC Black 2014 chromosome 6, UniMelb_Shisp_WGS_1.0, whole genome shotgun sequence genome:
- the LOC125192582 gene encoding TLC domain-containing protein At5g14285, whose amino-acid sequence MDLQFPPTSNPLPLFFAGYLLLYLIAYSILFRSWASKLRPEASSCAISLAHGTPAVFLAARAILSDPAPDFHSSNTPLQSLVLDYSIAYFLMDLVHYLIFYPTDVLFIGHHLATLFVFVTCRYLVYHGAVAILVLLVLAEVTSFCQNVWTLASARRSDVEIAAKVFDILSPPFYALYSVVRGFCGPYFVYRMFTFYVTGAADAVIPKWVWISWLLVVVTAIFVSILWIVNLWVAFFREKKKKVDKKVR is encoded by the coding sequence ATGGACCTCCAATTTCCGCCAACATCCAATCCCcttcctctcttcttcgcCGGCTATTTGCTCCTCTACCTCATCGCCTATTCAATCCTCTTCCGCTCCTGGGCCTCCAAGCTCCGCCCCGAAGCTTCCAGCTGCGCTATCTCCCTAGCTCACGGCACCCCCGCAGTATTCCTCGCCGCCCGCGCTATTCTCTCCGACCCGGCCCCGGATTTCCACTCCTCCAACACGCCGCTGCAAAGCCTCGTATTGGATTACAGCATTGCCTATTTCCTCATGGATCTCGTCCACTATCTCATCTTCTACCCCACCGACGTCCTCTTCATCGGCCACCATCTCGCCACGCTCTTCGTCTTCGTCACCTGCCGCTACCTCGTCTACCACGGGGCCGTCGCGATTCTCGTGCTGCTGGTGCTGGCCGAGGTCACAAGCTTCTGCCAGAACGTGTGGACGCTGGCGAGTGCGAGAAGGTCGGATGTGGAGATTGCAGCTAAGgtgtttgatattttgtctccTCCCTTTTATGCACTCTATTCTGTTGTGAGGGGCTTCTGCGGCccttattttgtgtataggATGTTTACATTCTATGTCACTGGGGCTGCGGATGCTGTGATTCCCAAATGGGTTTGGATTTCGTGGCTCCTCGTCGTTGTCACCGCAATTTTCGTTAGTATATTGTGGATTGTGAATCTTTGGGTTGCTTTCTttagagaaaagaagaagaaagttgATAAGAAGGTTAGATAG
- the LOC125192581 gene encoding lysine histidine transporter 1 has translation MVTESSDYNKNVDNRTAEQKAIDDWLPITSSRNAKWWYSAFHNVTAMVGAGVLGLPYAMSELGWGPGVAVMVISWIITFYTLWQMVEMHEMVPGKRFDRYHELGQHAFGEKLGLYIVVPQQLIVEVGVDIVYMVTGGKSLQKFHNVVCGDNCKDIKLTYFIMIFASVHFVLSHLPNLNAISGVSLAAAVMSLSYSTIAWGAALKKGVQPNVQYGYKATTTAGTVFNFFSALGEVAFAYAGHNVVLEIQATIPSTPEKPSKGPMWKGVIVAYIVVALCYFPVAFIGYWMFGNEVSDNILISLNRPNWLIAMANMFVVIHVIGSYQIYAMPVFDMLETVLVKKLRFKPTWYLRFITRNVYVAFTMFVGISFPFFGGLLGFFGGFAFAPTTYFLPCIMWLAIYKPKRFSLSWITNWICIILGVLLMVIAPIGALRQIILQAKDYEFYS, from the exons ATGGTAACTGAAAGCAGCGATtacaacaaaaat GTGGATAATAGGACTGCAGAACAGAAGGCTATTGATGATTGGTTGCCTATCACTTCTTCAAGAAATGCAAAATGGTGGTACTCAGCTTTTCACAATGTCACAGCCATGGTTGGAGCTGGAGTTCTCGGTCTCCCTTATGCCATGTCTGAACTAGGATG GGGCCCCGGAGTAGCAGTGATGGTCATATCTTGGATCATTACCTTCTACACATTGTGGCAGATGGTTGAGATGCATGAAATGGTACCTGGCAAGAGGTTTGATAGATATCACGAGCTCGGACAGCATGCTTTTGGAGAGAAGCTCGGGCTCTACATCGTTGTGCCTCAGCAGCTAATTGTTGAAGTTGGAGTGGACATTGTCTACATGGTCACAGGGGGGAAATCACTCCAGAAATTCCATAACGTGGTCTGTGGTGATAACTGCAAAGACATCAAgcttacttattttataatgatcTTCGCCTCTGTGCATTTTGTCCTCTCACATCTTCCCAACCTCAACGCCATTTCTGGAGTGTCCTTGGCTGCAGCAGTCATGTCCTTAAG CTATTCCACGATTGCCTGGGGGGCTGCGCTGAAAAAGGGAGTTCAACCAAACGTGCAATATGGTTACAAAGCCACAACCACAGCTGGTACTGTTTTCAACTTCTTCAGTGCTTTGGGAGAGGTGGCTTTCGCCTATGCAGGACACAATGTTGTCCTGGAGATTCAAGCCACCATCCCTTCAACACCGGAGAAGCCTTCCAAGGGACCCATGTGGAAGGGAGTCATCGTTGCTTACATTGTTGTCGCCCTCTGCTACTTCCCTGTCGCCTTCATTGGATACTGGATGTTTGGTAATGAAGTATCAGACAACATTTTGATTTCATTAAACAGACCAAATTGGCTCATCGCCATGGCTAACATGTTCGTTGTGATACACGTTATTGGAAGCTATCAG ATATACGCTATGCCAGTTTTTGACATGTTAGAGACAGTCCTAGTCAAGAAACTAAGATTCAAGCCAACATGGTATCTGCGCTTCATCACCAGAAACGTCTATGTTG CATTCACAATGTTCGTTGGCATTTCATTCCCTTTCTTTGGTGGACTCCTGGGGTTCTTTGGAGGATTTGCTTTCGCACCAACCACATACTTC CTTCCTTGTATCATGTGGCTTGCTATCTATAAACCAAAGAGATTCAGTTTATCTTGGATCACTAACTGG ATTTGCATCATTCTCGGAGTCCTTTTGATGGTTATAGCACCAATTGGAGCACTAAGGCAAATAATACTACAAGCAAAGGACTACGAGTTCTACTCATAA